In Lasioglossum baleicum chromosome 19, iyLasBale1, whole genome shotgun sequence, the following proteins share a genomic window:
- the LOC143218334 gene encoding uncharacterized protein LOC143218334, which yields MASRDTALKSFKRVRTTIKGQITRVQTYVLETQDLSIYDLEARIAKVKELVVAYEDVQANIENLDEESDHVSERDSFERSAFALQALLASHADRLRSVREATLPSRQASTSIESTNCKPANKMLPKIQIPSFDGNLINWFSFYDTFKSLVHENVDLPNVQKFHYLKNSLRGEISSIVASLSASSENYLVAWDMLQKRCDRPRQLIQAHLKQLFDLPEIIRDTPANLRKLAEQAQVHVNALKGLNQPINSWDQILIFIIVKKVDKTTRRAWERKLENDELPTFQKFIDFINTQARGEEWESEKSNSPSDNDTSRVKSKRSFSHLTTNKSVSCVICQEEHYVFACPKFLAMEVKDRLKSAQKSKLCLNCLKVGHNTVSVQRASEDSKDTQVETDVTCKALMAVNNSEVLLGTAQITIYDNNNKRHTCRVLVDGGSQSNYMTESLANLLQLKKERVNISSSGLSNLVTCAKYCVNAKIQSNINNFSSNLKFIALPTITGTLPTRAINHKELKIPRNVCLADPEFYKPGSIDILLDNQIAKFWEVEELPKRIFLSDEEATCEEHYKQNTRRDQSGRYIVRLPFNEKRSLLGDSHKLALKRFYTLENKLIKNTVLYEQYKDFLAEYESLNHMSEVSADDHNSGFYLPHHAVIKASSATTKVRVVFDASAKSSSGVSLNDTLLVGPTIQNTLFTTLIKFRTHICVLTADIEKMFRQVKVHEEDSYYQKILWRQSVEHPLKTYKLNTVTYGTACAPFLAIRCLKQLAEDDAKGFPLAARAFDQDFYVDDLLTGASDFNSALKLRNELIELAKLGGFNLRQWVSNDKNLVNDLDNNQENKSLGLDVSNTKKTLGIFWNPSEDNIIYETNLPDSKPRITKRLILSEIAQLFDPLGLLGPVIIQAKIIMQELWKTHCEWDEVVPQSIYYSWIRFRDQLRVLNQFSIRRPLLIKNHTDCQLHGFCDATTLLSKLVSEVMEALTQIKFSKIRLWTDSTIVLHWIKTSPHLLKTFVANRVSDLQASTDARDWFHVPTLDNPADYISRGQDPQHFLNNITWTSGPHWLSKEENCWPNLLLETIDIPEKRNLVSLVTVNEPNSILLNMSMNVTGMLGCMQP from the exons ATGGCAAGTAGGGATACCGCGTTGAAGTCCTTTAAAAGGGTGCGTACCACTATTAAGGGTCAAATCACGCGTGTCCAAACATATGTTTTAGAGACTCAAGATTTGAGTATATACGATTTAGAAGCGCGTATAGCTAAGGTTAAAGAGCTAGTTGTCGCATACGAAGATGTACAAGCAAACATCGAAAATTTAGACGAGGAATCAGATCATGTCAGTGAACGTGATAGTTTCGAACGCAGTGCATTTGCCTTACAAGCGCTGTTAGCATCGCACGCTGATAGACTACGAAGTGTAAGGGAGGCAACTTTGCCTTCGAGACAGGCAAGCACTAGCATAGAATCAACTAATTGTAAGCCAGCTAACAAAATGCTACCGAAAATTCAGATTCCATCATTTGATGGAAATCTCATAAACTGGTTTAGTTTTTACGACACGTTCAAATCGCTTGTACACGAAAACGTAGACTTGCCAAACGTACAGAAATTTCATTATCTGAAAAATTCACTTCGCGGAGAGATCTCTTCAATCGTTGCTTCCCTAAGCGCGTCCTCAGAAAATTATCTAGTCGCGTGGGATATGCTTCAAAAACGTTGTGATAGACCGCGTCAGTTGATACAAGCACACCTGAAACAATTATTCGACTTACCTGAAATTATAAGGGACACTCCCGCTAATTTACGCAAACTAGCTGAACAGGCGCAAGTACACGTTAACGCACTTAAgggcttaaatcaaccaataaaTAGTTGggatcaaattttaatattcatcatTGTCAAGAAAGTAGATAAAACTACCCGCAGGGCGTGGGAACGTAAGTTGGAAAACGACGAGTTACCGACATTTCAAAAGTTTATTGATTTCATTAACACCCAAGCTCGCGGGGAGGAATGGGAATCTGAAAAATCAAACTCTCCATCAGACAATGATACGTCGCGAGTTAAGTCCAAACGTAGTTTTAGTCATTTGACGACAAATAAGAGTGTCAGTTGCGTGATTTGCCAGGAAGAACATTACGTTTTCGCTTGTCCAAAATTTCTTGCCATGGAAGTGAAGGATAGATTAAAATCAgctcagaagagcaaattatgTTTAAATTGCCTAAAGGTCGGCCACAACACT GTATCGGTGCAAAGAGCGTCTGAAGATTCAAAGGACACTCAGGTTGAGACCGATGTTACATGCAAAGCATTAATGGCTGTGAACAATTCTGAAGTTTTGTTAGGTACAGCACAAATCACAATTTACGATAACAATAACAAAAGGCACACTTGTCGGGTGTTAGTTGATGGAGGCTCACAATCTAATTATATGACAGAAAGCTTAgcaaatttattgcaattaaagAAAGAACGGGTGAATATCTCCTCGTCAGGGTTAAGTAATTTAGTTACCTGTGCAAAGTACTGCGTTAATGCAAAAATTCAGtcaaatattaacaatttctcatcaaatttaaaatttattgcattGCCAACAATTACTGGAACTTTACCAACACGAGCTATTAATCACAAGGAGCTTAAAATACCAAGAAATGTATGTCTAGCTGACCCAGAGTTTTACAAACCTGGATCCATCGATATCCTGCTAG ACAACCAAATTGCTAAATTTTGGGAAGTAGAAGAACTTCCGAAAAGAATTTTTCTATCAGACGAAGAAGCCACATGCGAGGAACATTACAAACAAAATACAAGGCGTGATCAGTCAGGACGATATATTGTTCGACTACCGTTTAACGAGAAACGAAGTTTATTAGGTGACTCTCATAAGTTAGCGTTGAAACGATTTTACACATTagagaataaattaattaagaatACTGTGTTGTATGAACAATATAAGGATTTTCTAGCTGAATATGAGTCACTCAATCATATGAGTGAAGTTAGTGCGGATGATCATAATAGCGGATTTTATCTGCCGCATCATGCGGTAATCAAGGCTTCAAGTGCAACTACAAAGGTGCGGGTAGTATTTGACGCATCAGCGAAAAGTTCATCTGGTGTTTCTTTAAATGACACTTTATTAGTCGGTCCAACAATACAAAATACTTTGTTCACCACCCTGATTAAATTCCGTACACATATATGTGTTCTTACTGCTGATATCGAGAAGATGTTTCGGCAAGTGAAGGTTCATGAGGAGGATTCCTACTATCAAAAAATTCTTTGGCGACAGTCAGTGGAACATCCATTAAAGACTTATAAATTAAATACGGTGACTTATGGTACAGCATGTGCACCATTTTTAGCTATACGTTGTCTCAAACAATTAGCTGAGGATGACGCGAAAGGATTTCCTTTAGCCGCTAGGGCATTTGATCAagatttctacgtagatgatttATTGACAGGAGCATCTGATTTTAATTCAGCTTTAAAACTACGTAATGAATTGATAGAACTGGCTAAATTAGGCGGTTTTAACTTGAGACAGTGGGTTtcaaatgacaaaaatttagtTAACGATCTTGATAATAATCAGGAGAATAAGTCGCTAGGTTTAGACGTTTCAAATACAAAGAAAACTTTAGGAATTTTTTGGAATCCTTCCGaagataatattatttatgaaACCAATTTGCCCGACAGCAAACCTCGCATAACGAAGCGTTTGATTTTATCAGAAATCGCGCAATTGTTCGACCCGCTTGGGCTATTAGGACCTGTGATTATACAGGCGAAGATTATTATGCAGGAGCTATGGAAAACACATTGCGAATGGGACGAAGTAGTTCCACAGTCCATTTATTATTCTTGGATTAGGTTCAGAGATCAATTGAGAGTTTTAAATCAGTTTTCTATAAGGCGTCCACTTCTCATTAAGAACCACACTGACTGTCAATTGCACGGGTTTTGCGATGCCA CTACACTATTATCAAAACTAGTTTCCGAGGTTATGGAGGCGTTAACACAAATCAAATTTAGTAAGATCAGACTGTGGACAGATTCAACTATTGTATTACATTGGATTAAGACTTCTCCACATCTACTCAAAACCTTCGTGGCAAATCGCGTAAGTGACCTTCAAGCGTCAACTGATGCGAGAGATTGGTTTCACGTTCCGACGCTGGATAATCCAGCAGATTATATATCAAGAGGACAAGATCCACAGCATTTCCTAAATAATATCACATGGACTAGTGGTCCACACTGGCTCTCTAAGGAGGAAAATTGTTGGcctaatttattattagaaacaATAGATATTCCGGAGAAACGCAATTTGGTGTCCTTGGTCACGGTTAATGAACCTAATTCAATACTA TTAAATATGAGCATGAACGTCACTGGCATGCTGGGGTGCATGCAACCATGA